In Streptomyces pluripotens, the genomic window CAGCCGCTGTTCCTTGAGTTCCAACCACTCGGCGCGGGCGTCGAGGGCGCACTGCCGCGCGGCGCGCGCCCGCTCCTGTGCCTGCGTCAGGTCCGCGGCCAGCTCGTCCCGGGTGCGTGCCGCGGTGAGGCGCTTGCGGGCCGGCTCGCGCTGGACGGCGAGTTGTTCGGCACGGGTGGCGGCCTCCTGGGCGGTGTCCATGCGGGACTGCAGCGCCGCGCGCAGGACGTCCCAGCCGCTGAGCCAGGTATCGGCCTCACGCAGGACATCCTCGTCGGCGCGTTCCTGCCGGTCGAGCCCGGACCGCTCTTCCGCGAGGTCGGCGAGGCGCTGCTCGGCGCGGCGGGCCGACTCCAGTGCGCCCAGTTCCCCGGCGGCCCGGCGGGCGGCGGTGGCAAGGCTGTCCGCGTCGGCGTCGGCCTGGGCCCCATCGAGCAGACCTCGGGCACGCGCCTCGGTGTCAGCGGCCCGGCGGTGTTCCTTCTCGGCGGCCTCGCGCAGTTCCAGCGCGGGTGCGACGGCCTCGGCCTTCCGGGCGCGCTCCATGCGTTCCTGCGCCTCGCGGTGAACGCCTTCCCGCTCTCGGAGGAGCGCAGCGCGCTGTTGCGCCTCGGCGAACCGGCTCTGCAGACGGGCGAGTTCGCGTACGTCATCAAGGGTGCGCCGGGCATCGGCATGGGAGGCCTCGGCGGCGGCGAGGCGGCAGTGGGCGGCGGTGAGGTACTCACGGGCGGTGCTGCGGGCGACGGCTGCGGCACCGAGGACCGTCTCGGGCAGGCCCGGATCGCCGGGGGTCAGGTCGGGCAGCTCCATCGCGGCGCCGGCCTCCTGCTGCATGCGGTGGGCGTCGGCGAGCAGCGCCGCGTCTCCTTCACGCACGCGGGCCTCGGTGGCGCGTCGGTTTTCGGCGAGCCGCTTCTCGACGTCGGCGAACCGCTGGGTGTCGAAGAGGCGGCCGAGCAGCCGGCCGCGGGCCTCGGCGTCGGCGCGCAGGAAGCGCGCGAAGTCGCCCTGAGGCAGCAGGACGACCTGGCAGAACTGCTCGCGGCTCATGCCCAGTAGCTGGGTGATCTCCTCGCCGATCTCCTGATGGGAGCGGCTGCGGTCCCGCCAGCGGCCAGCGATGCCGTCGTACTCTCGCAGCCAGGTCTGTGACTTGTCGATGGTGGTGCCCTTGCCACGCAGTTTGGGCCGCTCCCATGGTGGCTGCCGGGTGATCTCCAACCGGCGGCCAGCAACGGTGAGTTCGAGGCGGACCTCGGTACGGGTGCGGGTCTCGGCGTGGTCGCTGCGCAGGTTCATGCCTTGACTGCTCTGCCGGGCGCCTGGCACGGAGCCGTACAAGGCGTAGCAGACGGCGTCCAGGACGGACGTCTTGCCCGCGCCGGTGGGACCGTGCAGCAGGAAGATCCCCGCGGCGGACAGCACGTCGAAGTCGACGCTCTGTGAGTGGCCGAAGGGACCGAAGGCGGTGATGTCGAGCCGGTGCAGTCTCACCGCGCGGCCTCCCGTACGGCGTTGTCGGCGCGCACGGCGTCGAACACCTCACGCAGCACGGCCGCCTCCTGCTCGTCTGGTCCGGCGCCACGCACATGCGCCACGAAGTCCCGGGCGACCTGCTGGTCGCTGCGGCCCGCGAGGCGGTGGGCGTACGACAGCCGGGAGTCGTCCGGGGCCTGCTCGGGCGCGAAGGCCAGGCTGAGGGTGTGGGGGAAGCGTGCGGAGAGCCGGGCCATGGGGTCGGCCGGGCGGACCGGATCGGTGAGGGTGGCCTCGACCCAGGCATCCTCGTGCCGAGCCAGACCCGGGTCGGCGAGGAGGCCGTCCAGGGTGCCGCGAAGACGGGCCAGCGGGCGGGGTACCGGACAGTCGACGCGTTCGGCGCCGGCCAGACCGTCAGCGTCGAGGTCGATCAGCCACGTGCTCTTGCGGTGCTCGGCCTCGGAAAAGGAGTAGGCCAGGGGGGAGCCGGAGTACCGCACGCGCTCGGTGATGGTCTGGCAGCCGTGCAGATGCCCCAGGGCCACGTAGTCGACGCCGTCGAAGACGCCGGCCGGTACGGCAGCCACTCCGCCGACGGTGATGTCCCGCTCGCTGTCGGTGCTCTGACCGCCGGTGACGAAGGCGTGAGCGAGGACCACGGAACGCGTACCCGGCGCACGCGTGGCCAGGTCGGCGCGGACGCGGTCCATGGCGGCGCGGAGCACCGTCTCGTGTCCTGCTTCCTCGACCGCGAACTCGTCTTTCACCAGAGCGGGTTCGAGATACGGCAGCCCGTAGAAAGCCACGTCACCATGGGCATCCGACAGGATCACCGGAGTACCGGCGGCGGATGGTTCGGTGCGCAGGTGGATGCCCGCGCGGTCGATGAGCCTGGCGCCGACGCCGAGGCGGCGGGCCGAATCGTGGTTACCCGAGATCATCACCGTGGGCACGCCGAGGTCCGCGAGACGGTGCAGGGCGTCGTCGAACAGTTCGACCGCACCGAGCGGAGGGATCGCACGGTCGTACACGTCGCCCGACACGACCACCGCGTCCACCTCGCGCTCGCGCGCGGTGGTGATGAGGTGACCGATGAACTCGGTCTGGGCCCCGAGCATGTTCACCCGGTGGAAGGCCCGGCCGAGGTGCCAGTCGGACGTGTGCAGGAGTCTCATGATCCCCGAGACTAACGGCCGGGTCGGACATCACAGGGGGTTACGACCGTATTGGCCCGCCAGGAGCGGGCGCCGACTCACCATGGCCCGCCCGTCCCCCGTCCGACGTCCGCGCGTCATGCCCCGCCATATCCCGTCATGCCCTGCCACACCCCGACATGACCCGTCAGAGACGAAGGTCACGCGTCGCCGTAGGCTTCCCCACCCAGTTCGAACCCCGCTGTGCCCGCCGTCACATCGGCGAGCCATCCGCGGAAGGCGTCCACGTCGGCGTCGGGCAAACCGATCTCGATGGTGACGGCCTCGCCGTAGCGGACGTCCCGCACCTCGCGCCCGGTGGCTCGCAGGTCGTTCTGGACCTTGCCGGCACGCTGATGGTCAACGGTCACCGTGGCCAGCCGGAAGCGGCGCCGGGTGATCGTGCCGAGCACGTCCATCGCCTCACCCACGGCACCGCCGTAGGCGCGGATCAGCCCACCGGCGCCCAGCTTGACTCCGCCGTAGTAGCGGGTGACGACGGCGACGACGTAACGCATGTCGCGGCGCAGCAGCATCTGGAGCATGGGGACGCCGGCGGTGCCGCCCGGTTCGCCGTCGTCATTGGCCTTCTGGACGGAGGCGTCGGCACCGATGACATAGGCCCAGCAGTTGTGTGTGGCGTCCGCGTGCTCCTTGCGGACGGCGGCGATGAAGTCCTGCGCCTCCTGCTCGGTGGCCGCCGGGGCGAGGGCGCACAGGAAGCGGGAGCGGTTGACCTCGGTCTCGTGCACGCCCGTGCGGGCGACTGTGTGGTACTCGTCCTGCATTCCGCCAGCCTATGCGAGCGCCGGACCGGCCTTGATCGCGGTGCCCGGCCGGGCCGGGCCGGGCACCTACCGCTCTCGTCCCGGTCAGCGCTGCGGCTTGCTCCCGCGCGGGACGATGAATGAGGTCAGCAGAGCAGCGCCCGGGGCCAGGGCCGACCAGCCGGTGCCGCGCCAGGCGAGTACGGCGATGGCGGACGTCGGGAACTTGGCACGCACCCGCTCCAGCGTGTCGTCCAGGCCGTCCCCGGCCAGTGACAGGACCAATTCCTCCAGCCCGGGATTGTGCCCGATCAGCAGCAGTGTCTCGACCTCGCGCGGAACCTCGCGCACCACCTCGAACAGGGCCGGTACGCCGGCCGCGTACAGCCGGCGGTCATAGCGCACCGGGGGCGGCGTACCCCACTGGGCGGAGGCCAGTTCCCAGGTGCGGCGGGCGCGTACTGCCGGGGAGCACAGGGCTAGGTCGGGCAGGCAGTCGGCCTCCGCGAGAGCGCGTCCGGCGGCGGGGGCGTCCCTGAGGCCGCGCCGTCCGAGTGGCCTGCGCTGGTCCCCGACGCCCTCGGGCCAGGCGGATTTGGCGTGCCGCAGCACGATCAGGCGGCGCAGCGGGCCGGCGCCCGCCCGCTCGATCATGCGAGGGTCCCAAGGTCACGGGCCAGGTCGAGGGCGAGCAGCCGGTCGGCGTAGGCGTACGTCTCGAAGCGGGCGCCGTCGGGCAGGTCCGGCGCGTTCTCGACGTCCCGGAGCACGTCCAGCACGGCGGGGAGGTCAAGGTCGTCCTCCCACGCGGCTCGCAGCCGGGTCCGCACCGCGTCAGGCACCGGGCGCGAGGGCCGCCGCGCCCATCCGGCCACGGCCCGCCGCCAGTGGGCCAGACGCCCTGCCGCGTCGGCCAGTACGGCGCCGTCCAGCCGCACGGGTTCACTGCGCGGAACGCGGAGGAGCGCCAGGCGCAGGGCGGCAGGGTCGGTGAGCAGGTCGGCCAGTGGGAGAGGAGGGTGATGGGGGCGATGGGGGCGATGGGGGCGATGGGAGTGAGGACCCGAGGAAGGCCCGGTCGGACCGGGCCATGGGGGCCGGGTGGCGTCCCCGCTGCCCGGCCCGGCACCGGCACCGGTGCCCCGACCGACCTCGGAGTCCGGCTGCTCGGGCTGCTGCCATTCCACCGGCGCTACCGCCACCACCGGCCCCGCTCCGGGCGGGTACGCACCGGGCTGCGCCACCACGTGGATCGCCTGGGCTTCTCCCAGCCCGGACGCGACGTCGCGACCGTCCTCGAAGGGGCGGATCGACAGGGTGGTGGCCGCCGTACGGAGTTCGGCCTGCCGGTTGGGGGCGGAGAGGATCGTCCAGACCGGGGTACCGCCCAGTTCCAGGGCACGGGCCAGCAGGTCGGCCGTGAGCAGCACGCGCAGGGCCGTCGGATCGAGGCCGGAGGCATGGGCCCCGATACGGGTCAGGCCGCGGCGCGCGGGCGCGGCGGCGGCGGACTCACCGGTTCGGGCGTCGTGGATGCGCAGCACGGGGTGAGCGTAGGCGGGCGGAGGACCGTACGCAGGCACCTTGCCCCGATTCCGGAGCCCGTGGCGGGGTACGGGAGCGGGAATCAACGTCCCAGGGCCTCCGTTGCCGGACGAGGACCCCCTACAGCCTAAGGAGGCGGCCGTGTACGGCGACGAAGCGACGATCCGCAGGATTCTGACCCACATGGGTGACACCTGGGCCGTGGTCGGCCTGTCCTCGAACACCGGCCGGGCCGCCTACGGGGTGGCACGTGTGCTCCAGCGGTTCGGCAAGCGGATCGTGCCGGTGCACCCGAAGGCGGAGACCGTGCACGGCGAACGCGGTTACCCGTCCCTCGCAGAGATCCCCTTCGGGGTGGACGTCGTCGACGTCTTCGTCAACAGCAGGCTGGCCGGTGCGGTCGCCGACGAGGCCGTGGCGAAGGGCGCCCAGGCGGTGTGGTTCCAGCTCGGTGTCGTCGACGAGGCCGCCTACGAACGGACCCGGGCCGCGGGTCTGGCGATGGTCATGGATCGGTGCCCGGCGATTGAAATTCCCCTCCTCGACTAGCCTGTCTCACTTTCTTCTCACAATTCACAGCTGAATATTGACATTCTCATCTAGGGTCTGACCTGCGCGAAGACGACACCCAAGACACGCATGATCTTGAGTCAAGTTTTCGGAAACTGTCTTTTGCTGGCTCGGAAAGCGTTCCTAGCCTGTGGCCTCCTTGCTCGTTAATTCTGTGTTTACGATCTGAGAGGCCACTTGACATGGTGAAAGTCGACCATGCCGTGCCACGAGCCGCGACGGATACCGGCGGTCTACGCCGGGACGTCGGGTTGATCGGTCTGATGTGGGCCTCCGTGGGCTCCATCATCGGCTCCGGATGGCTCTTCGGCGCCGAGAAGGCCGTAGTCGTGGCCGGACCCGCGGCGATCATCTCGTGGGTGATCGGCGCGGTGGCCATCGTGCTGCTGGCACTGGTGCACGCCGAACTCGGCGGCATGTTCCCGGTGGCGGGCGGCACCGCACGCTACCCGCACTACGCGTTCGGCGGTCTGGCCGGAATGTCGTTCGGCTGGTTCTCCTGGCTCCAGGCGGCGACGGTGGCGCCGATCGAGGTCGAGGCCATGATCGGCTACGCCAAACACTGGAAGTGGGCCGACGGCCTCCAGCACGCCGACGGTACGCTTTCGACCAGCGGTTTTACCATCGCGGTCGTTCTGATGGCGGTCTTCGTCGGTGTCAACTTCTTCGGCGTCCGCGCCCTGGCGCACACCAACAGCGCCGCCACGTGGTGGAAGATCGCCGTCCCGCTCGCAGCGATCTTCATCATCGCCATAGGCAACTTCCACCCCGCAAACTTCACCTCCGAGGGCTTCGCTCCGTTCGGCGCCAAGGGTGTGCTCGCCGCAATCAGCTCCAGCGGCATCATCTTCGCGCTGCTCGGCTTCGAGCAGGCCATCCAGTTGGCGGGCGAGAGCCGTGACCCGAAGCGGGACCTGCCCCGCGCCACGCTCGGCTCGGTCGCGATCGGCGCCGTGATCTACATCCTGCTGCAAGTCGTGTTCATCGTCGCGCTGCCGCACGCCTCGTTCGCGCAGGGCTGGGCCAAGCTGAACTTCCCCGGCATCAGCGGCCCCTGGGCCGGCCTCGCCACGGTCGTCGGGCTGGGTTGGTTGGGCTTCGTGCTGTACCTCGACGCGATCATCTCGCCCGGGGGCACCGGTCTGATCTACACCACCGCCACCTCACGCGTCTCCTACGGCCTGGCGAAGAACGGCTACGCGCCGAAGGTCTTCGCCAAGACGGACTCGCGCGGTGTGCCGTGGTTCGGCCTCATCCTCTCCTTCGTCACCGGTGTCATCTGCTTCCTGCCGTTTCCGAGTTGGCAGGAGCTGGTCGGGTTCATCACCTCGGCGAGCGTGCTGATGTACGCGGGAGCGCCGCTGGCGTACGGCGTGTTCGCCGATCGTCTGCCGCGCCACGAGCGTCCGTACCGGCTGCCGGGCGGCAAGCTCGTCTCCCCGCTGTCGTTCGTGGTCGCCAACCTCATCATCTACTGGTCCGGCTGGGACACCCTGTGGCGACTGGGCTTCGCCATCCTGCTCGGCTATGTGCTCCTGGGCTCCTACGCCTGGTACGCGATCCGCAAGAACCTCCCCGACGCGCCCCGGCTGGACTTCAAGGCCGCGCAGTGGCTGCCTGGTTACCTGGTGGGTATGGGTCTGCTCTCCTGGCAGGGCAGCTTCGGCGGCCAGGGCCGCATCCCGCTGTGGTGGGACATGCTGGTGGTGGGGGCCTTCTCGCTCGCCGTCTACTACTGGGCCCGTGCCACCGCCTCGAAGGCGGAGGCGATCGAGCGCAGCATCGAGGAGGTCGTGGTCAGCGACGCTCC contains:
- a CDS encoding cysteinyl-tRNA synthetase, with translation MLRIHDARTGESAAAAPARRGLTRIGAHASGLDPTALRVLLTADLLARALELGGTPVWTILSAPNRQAELRTAATTLSIRPFEDGRDVASGLGEAQAIHVVAQPGAYPPGAGPVVAVAPVEWQQPEQPDSEVGRGTGAGAGPGSGDATRPPWPGPTGPSSGPHSHRPHRPHRPHHPPLPLADLLTDPAALRLALLRVPRSEPVRLDGAVLADAAGRLAHWRRAVAGWARRPSRPVPDAVRTRLRAAWEDDLDLPAVLDVLRDVENAPDLPDGARFETYAYADRLLALDLARDLGTLA
- a CDS encoding exonuclease SbcCD subunit D; this translates as MRLLHTSDWHLGRAFHRVNMLGAQTEFIGHLITTAREREVDAVVVSGDVYDRAIPPLGAVELFDDALHRLADLGVPTVMISGNHDSARRLGVGARLIDRAGIHLRTEPSAAGTPVILSDAHGDVAFYGLPYLEPALVKDEFAVEEAGHETVLRAAMDRVRADLATRAPGTRSVVLAHAFVTGGQSTDSERDITVGGVAAVPAGVFDGVDYVALGHLHGCQTITERVRYSGSPLAYSFSEAEHRKSTWLIDLDADGLAGAERVDCPVPRPLARLRGTLDGLLADPGLARHEDAWVEATLTDPVRPADPMARLSARFPHTLSLAFAPEQAPDDSRLSYAHRLAGRSDQQVARDFVAHVRGAGPDEQEAAVLREVFDAVRADNAVREAAR
- a CDS encoding YigZ family protein, which encodes MQDEYHTVARTGVHETEVNRSRFLCALAPAATEQEAQDFIAAVRKEHADATHNCWAYVIGADASVQKANDDGEPGGTAGVPMLQMLLRRDMRYVVAVVTRYYGGVKLGAGGLIRAYGGAVGEAMDVLGTITRRRFRLATVTVDHQRAGKVQNDLRATGREVRDVRYGEAVTIEIGLPDADVDAFRGWLADVTAGTAGFELGGEAYGDA
- a CDS encoding APC family permease, which gives rise to MVKVDHAVPRAATDTGGLRRDVGLIGLMWASVGSIIGSGWLFGAEKAVVVAGPAAIISWVIGAVAIVLLALVHAELGGMFPVAGGTARYPHYAFGGLAGMSFGWFSWLQAATVAPIEVEAMIGYAKHWKWADGLQHADGTLSTSGFTIAVVLMAVFVGVNFFGVRALAHTNSAATWWKIAVPLAAIFIIAIGNFHPANFTSEGFAPFGAKGVLAAISSSGIIFALLGFEQAIQLAGESRDPKRDLPRATLGSVAIGAVIYILLQVVFIVALPHASFAQGWAKLNFPGISGPWAGLATVVGLGWLGFVLYLDAIISPGGTGLIYTTATSRVSYGLAKNGYAPKVFAKTDSRGVPWFGLILSFVTGVICFLPFPSWQELVGFITSASVLMYAGAPLAYGVFADRLPRHERPYRLPGGKLVSPLSFVVANLIIYWSGWDTLWRLGFAILLGYVLLGSYAWYAIRKNLPDAPRLDFKAAQWLPGYLVGMGLLSWQGSFGGQGRIPLWWDMLVVGAFSLAVYYWARATASKAEAIERSIEEVVVSDAPAH
- a CDS encoding SixA phosphatase family protein, producing the protein MIERAGAGPLRRLIVLRHAKSAWPEGVGDQRRPLGRRGLRDAPAAGRALAEADCLPDLALCSPAVRARRTWELASAQWGTPPPVRYDRRLYAAGVPALFEVVREVPREVETLLLIGHNPGLEELVLSLAGDGLDDTLERVRAKFPTSAIAVLAWRGTGWSALAPGAALLTSFIVPRGSKPQR
- a CDS encoding CoA-binding protein — encoded protein: MYGDEATIRRILTHMGDTWAVVGLSSNTGRAAYGVARVLQRFGKRIVPVHPKAETVHGERGYPSLAEIPFGVDVVDVFVNSRLAGAVADEAVAKGAQAVWFQLGVVDEAAYERTRAAGLAMVMDRCPAIEIPLLD